A genomic segment from Anaerobacillus sp. CMMVII encodes:
- a CDS encoding thiamine pyrophosphate-binding protein produces the protein MKAVRAVLHFLKRGGVKYVFGIPAGSVNAFFDELYDMKDLTPIIVKHEGAASYMAASYAKYVNGLSVCIASSGPGATNLISGCANAMREHLPVLFLTGAVPVSTVGLNASQELHAEPIFRSITKYSVTVNDSKDLLTEVAKAVEIAVSGVPGPVHIAMPIDVQLDQVDLATIPPYPKRTQIYPDMTTIKQAAIALISGKTGYIFVGQGARGSVPALLEVAEMLQWPIIVTPQGKGLIPDDHPLFAGVYGFAGHESASKLLSEGDGKILLIVGSSLGETATNNWNSCITKDRVVIQLDFDSTVFRRKYEVDIPILGDIDLSLLYLSEYLKDLGLTMKSEIQPEKSTYQSSKEYNSQDVLLKLQEHLPAATRYTIDIGEFMAYVVHYMNVLESDTFDINIHFGAMGQGIGAAFGSKLAEPERPVVCITGDGCFFMHGMEMLTAKEYKLPILFVIMNNARLGMVYHGHSLQYQRAHPRFEQQPVNITAMAEALGIPSIRVESMEDINKYIINHLMSFNGPTILEISLVDENTPPMGERVKFLSSFGKQ, from the coding sequence ATGAAAGCCGTACGTGCTGTATTACATTTTCTTAAAAGAGGCGGAGTTAAATACGTATTCGGTATACCAGCAGGGTCGGTTAATGCCTTTTTTGACGAATTGTATGATATGAAAGACCTAACGCCAATCATCGTCAAGCATGAGGGGGCAGCTTCGTATATGGCTGCTTCTTATGCCAAATACGTGAATGGTTTAAGTGTTTGTATAGCCAGTAGTGGCCCAGGAGCAACTAATTTAATTAGTGGCTGTGCCAATGCCATGCGAGAGCATTTACCTGTCTTGTTTTTAACTGGCGCTGTGCCTGTTTCAACGGTTGGGTTAAATGCCTCGCAAGAGCTTCATGCCGAGCCTATCTTCCGTTCAATTACGAAATATAGCGTGACGGTCAATGACTCTAAAGATTTGTTGACAGAAGTAGCAAAGGCTGTGGAAATTGCAGTCAGTGGCGTACCTGGCCCGGTTCACATTGCGATGCCAATTGATGTGCAGCTTGATCAAGTAGATTTGGCAACAATTCCACCATATCCGAAGCGGACTCAAATCTATCCGGACATGACAACGATTAAACAAGCAGCGATCGCCCTCATTAGTGGAAAAACAGGTTATATTTTTGTCGGACAAGGTGCCAGAGGTTCAGTTCCGGCACTTTTAGAAGTTGCTGAAATGCTACAATGGCCAATCATTGTTACTCCTCAGGGGAAAGGGCTCATTCCTGATGACCATCCTCTGTTTGCTGGTGTTTACGGCTTTGCTGGGCATGAATCAGCCTCCAAGCTACTTAGTGAGGGTGACGGCAAGATTTTGCTCATTGTTGGCTCTAGTCTAGGAGAAACTGCGACGAATAATTGGAATAGTTGCATAACCAAAGACCGTGTCGTGATCCAGCTTGATTTTGACAGTACGGTTTTTCGTAGAAAGTATGAGGTGGATATTCCGATTCTAGGTGACATTGATTTAAGCTTGCTTTATTTAAGCGAATATCTCAAGGATTTGGGCTTAACAATGAAAAGTGAAATACAACCTGAAAAAAGTACTTACCAATCTTCAAAAGAATATAATTCTCAGGACGTGCTATTAAAGCTTCAGGAGCACTTGCCAGCTGCAACCCGCTATACGATAGATATCGGAGAGTTTATGGCCTATGTTGTTCACTATATGAATGTATTGGAATCGGACACCTTTGATATTAATATCCACTTTGGGGCAATGGGGCAAGGAATTGGCGCTGCCTTTGGTTCTAAGCTTGCTGAACCCGAAAGACCTGTTGTTTGTATTACAGGAGATGGCTGCTTTTTCATGCATGGGATGGAGATGTTAACTGCCAAGGAATATAAACTGCCAATTCTTTTTGTCATTATGAATAATGCTCGTTTAGGAATGGTTTATCACGGACATTCGTTACAATACCAGCGAGCGCATCCTCGGTTTGAGCAGCAACCGGTAAATATCACTGCGATGGCAGAAGCTTTAGGAATTCCTAGTATCCGTGTTGAAAGCATGGAAGATATTAATAAATATATTATTAACCATCTAATGAGCTTTAATGGTCCTACAATTTTAGAGATATCTTTAGTAGATGAAAATACACCACCAATGGGAGAACGCGTAAAGTTTCTCTCATCATTTGGAAAGCAGTAA
- a CDS encoding DUF6944 family repetitive protein, whose product MDDQQKQVIGAWIDAIGTIISAVGELRELAGLNDINKKLVAIGDALQAVGPMIIGTAQIDDPLNFAGNWIDGAGAAAASLGAYREYIGVGDEEGNLRIEFLGYIFQSMGASLSALADYLAGEDELAVGNALQGLGAGLEAIGAIYLLSDRKQEGQPITALGAILQAIGSNYNAVVVTRDFLRE is encoded by the coding sequence GTGGATGATCAACAAAAACAAGTAATCGGAGCTTGGATTGATGCAATAGGGACAATTATCTCAGCGGTTGGTGAATTGAGGGAATTAGCTGGGTTGAATGACATCAATAAAAAGTTGGTGGCTATAGGTGATGCCTTGCAAGCCGTTGGTCCAATGATCATTGGAACGGCGCAAATTGACGACCCGTTGAATTTTGCGGGCAACTGGATTGACGGAGCTGGTGCTGCAGCTGCTTCTCTTGGTGCTTACCGTGAGTATATTGGTGTTGGTGATGAAGAAGGAAATCTTCGAATTGAGTTTCTAGGTTATATTTTTCAATCGATGGGGGCTTCACTTAGTGCTTTAGCAGACTATTTAGCTGGTGAAGATGAACTTGCTGTTGGAAATGCCCTGCAAGGCCTAGGCGCAGGTCTTGAAGCGATAGGTGCCATATATTTATTAAGTGATAGAAAGCAGGAAGGCCAGCCGATTACAGCACTAGGAGCGATCCTACAAGCCATTGGTTCAAACTATAATGCTGTTGTCGTAACGCGGGATTTTTTGAGGGAATAA
- a CDS encoding triple tyrosine motif-containing protein, with product MKKLFSFFLLLFLLVVGSSNVFANGQQMIIVNKSNNQLAFYNQGKLEKTFKVATGRENSFTPEGKFKIVNMIKNRPYYTNNIPGGHPSNPLGDRWLGLNARGTYGTTYAIHGNNNPSSIGTYASAGCIRMYNEDIRWLFDRVAVNTPVIITNSKQSFQQIATANGYVFTSKLKNVTVNKTSPQPSKTSIAVTANLDSGTNPVYKFMVHDGKKWTTLRNFSTNNKLTWTPEKSGSYKVKVQVKNKNSKKSFEDEKVLNYVVYTAAKVTTFTTSKSSPQPSNTTINLTAQSNKNTDNLFKFSYYNGTKWVTLQDYSSKNTVTWKPTKAGTFQVRVQVKNKLSKKSYDSQRVIDYTIFSPASLKTVSFNKVSPQPKNTSVTITAQSNDNANNLFKFLVFDGSKWVTVQDFSTKRTAAWKPTKAGAYQIKVQVKHKHSKKSYDSQQVSEFTVFDEASIKTVSFNNVSPQPNNTSITVTAESNDDANNLFKFLVFDGSTWITLQDFSTKRTAAWKPAEAGAYQVKVQVKHKLSKKGYDSQQVSAFTVFNEASLLSIDVDKSSPQPSNTEIKFTAQSKVPTEHLYRFSIFDGTQWLVVQDYSQQSYYNWLATTPGTFTIKTDVKHRLSKKEIDDSQEINFTIE from the coding sequence ATGAAAAAACTATTTTCCTTTTTTCTATTACTATTTTTACTGGTTGTCGGCAGTTCAAATGTATTTGCAAATGGACAACAAATGATCATTGTTAATAAAAGTAACAATCAATTAGCCTTTTATAATCAAGGCAAACTAGAAAAGACATTTAAAGTAGCAACTGGTAGAGAAAATAGTTTTACACCAGAGGGAAAGTTCAAGATTGTTAATATGATTAAAAATCGACCTTATTATACAAATAATATCCCTGGTGGTCACCCCTCCAACCCGTTAGGTGACCGGTGGTTAGGCTTAAATGCACGAGGTACTTATGGAACAACCTATGCGATACACGGAAATAATAATCCAAGCTCAATTGGTACATATGCAAGTGCGGGATGTATCCGTATGTATAATGAAGATATTCGCTGGTTATTCGATCGGGTCGCAGTGAACACTCCCGTTATTATCACAAATTCAAAACAAAGCTTTCAGCAAATAGCTACTGCAAATGGCTATGTTTTCACAAGTAAACTTAAAAATGTAACGGTTAACAAAACTAGTCCCCAGCCGTCTAAAACCTCAATCGCTGTTACGGCTAATCTTGATAGTGGGACAAATCCTGTGTACAAGTTTATGGTCCATGACGGTAAAAAGTGGACGACGCTTCGTAACTTTTCAACCAACAATAAACTGACTTGGACCCCTGAAAAGTCGGGATCTTATAAAGTTAAAGTCCAGGTAAAAAATAAGAATTCAAAAAAGTCGTTTGAAGATGAGAAGGTACTCAACTATGTTGTCTATACAGCGGCAAAAGTCACTACATTTACTACAAGTAAAAGTAGCCCTCAGCCTAGCAACACAACGATAAACTTGACGGCTCAGTCAAACAAGAACACGGATAACCTATTTAAATTCTCTTACTACAACGGGACGAAATGGGTAACTTTACAAGATTATTCTTCTAAAAATACAGTTACTTGGAAGCCGACAAAAGCTGGCACTTTCCAGGTTCGAGTACAAGTAAAGAATAAGCTATCTAAAAAGAGCTATGATAGTCAACGCGTCATTGATTATACGATCTTTAGCCCAGCTTCGCTTAAAACTGTTTCGTTTAATAAAGTGAGCCCACAGCCTAAGAATACATCTGTGACAATCACGGCGCAATCGAATGATAATGCGAACAACCTTTTCAAGTTTCTAGTATTTGATGGAAGCAAATGGGTCACTGTTCAGGATTTCTCTACAAAAAGGACAGCCGCTTGGAAACCTACGAAGGCTGGCGCTTATCAAATAAAAGTTCAAGTTAAACATAAACATTCGAAGAAAAGCTATGATAGTCAGCAGGTAAGTGAGTTTACTGTCTTTGATGAAGCATCAATAAAAACGGTCTCGTTTAATAACGTGAGCCCGCAGCCTAATAATACTTCTATAACAGTCACGGCAGAATCGAATGACGATGCTAATAATCTTTTCAAGTTTTTAGTGTTTGATGGAAGTACATGGATCACTCTTCAAGACTTCTCTACGAAGAGAACAGCAGCGTGGAAGCCTGCGGAGGCTGGAGCCTACCAAGTCAAAGTACAAGTAAAGCATAAACTCTCTAAGAAAGGTTATGATAGTCAGCAAGTGAGCGCGTTCACTGTCTTTAATGAAGCATCATTGCTATCGATTGATGTTGATAAGAGTAGCCCACAGCCTTCAAATACAGAAATCAAATTCACTGCTCAATCAAAGGTACCAACAGAACATCTCTATCGTTTTTCTATTTTTGATGGCACACAGTGGCTTGTGGTCCAAGATTATTCTCAGCAAAGCTACTACAACTGGTTAGCAACAACTCCAGGCACGTTTACAATCAAAACAGACGTAAAACATCGACTATCTAAAAAAGAAATCGATGATAGTCAGGAAATCAATTTTACAATTGAATAG
- a CDS encoding MTH1187 family thiamine-binding protein, translating into MPILEISVVPVGSDTPSFSSNVTEAVNIIKEKGLNYQVTPTATVIEGNLDEIMEVAKLIHKNEITNGTQRVVTNISIDDRIDKPMTLEHQVKTVEDNLE; encoded by the coding sequence ATGCCAATATTAGAAATTAGTGTCGTCCCCGTTGGTTCGGATACCCCAAGTTTTAGTAGCAATGTTACTGAAGCCGTAAACATTATTAAAGAAAAAGGATTAAACTATCAGGTAACTCCAACCGCTACAGTTATTGAAGGTAACTTAGATGAGATCATGGAAGTTGCCAAACTCATTCATAAAAACGAGATCACCAACGGTACCCAGCGAGTCGTCACAAATATCTCTATTGACGACCGCATTGATAAACCAATGACCCTAGAACACCAGGTTAAAACCGTAGAAGATAATCTTGAATAG
- a CDS encoding glutamine--tRNA ligase/YqeY domain fusion protein: MENKSSSSNFIKHIVVEDLKAGKYNEIVTRFPPEPNGYLHIGHAKSIVLNFELADEFKGRTNLRFDDTNPVKEDVEFVESIKEDVKWLGFEWDGLFFASDYFDTMYEKAVLLINKGLAYVEDLSQEEIRAYRGTLTEPGKESPSRTRSVEENLDLFERMKNGEFQNGEKVLRAKIDMASPNINLRDPVIYRISHATHHNTGDKWCIYPMYAFAHPLEDAIEGVTHSICTLEFEDQRPFYDWVVEQCEMEATPRQYEFARLNLTNTVMSKRKLKQFVDEKIVDGWDDPRMPTISGLRRKGYTPEAIRTFCREIGVSRAFSTVDEQMLEHFIREDLKLKAPRTMAVLAPLKVVITNYPEGQVEWLDAEVNPENEEMGTRQIPFSREIYIEQEDFMEDPPKKYFRLFPGNEVRLKHAYFIKCEEVIKDEAGNVVELRCTYDPETKSGTGFTGRKVKGTLHWVEATHAKEVEFKLYEPLILDDAGDEGEDKNFLDKVNPNSLEVLKGYVEPNMADAKGHDKFQFFRHGYFNVDPKQSTSDNLVFNRIVSLKSSFKL, translated from the coding sequence ATGGAGAATAAATCGAGCAGTTCAAATTTTATTAAACATATCGTCGTGGAAGACTTAAAAGCTGGAAAGTACAATGAAATTGTCACGCGCTTTCCACCAGAGCCGAACGGATACTTACATATTGGACATGCAAAATCAATCGTACTTAATTTTGAATTGGCAGACGAGTTTAAAGGAAGAACAAATTTACGCTTTGATGACACAAATCCTGTAAAAGAAGATGTGGAATTTGTTGAGTCTATTAAAGAAGATGTAAAATGGCTAGGGTTTGAATGGGATGGCCTATTTTTTGCGTCTGATTACTTTGATACGATGTATGAAAAAGCAGTTCTTTTGATTAATAAAGGACTAGCTTATGTTGAGGATCTTTCACAGGAAGAAATTCGCGCCTACCGTGGAACGCTTACTGAGCCAGGAAAAGAAAGTCCATCTAGAACTCGTTCAGTTGAGGAGAACCTAGATCTTTTTGAACGAATGAAAAATGGAGAATTTCAAAATGGAGAGAAAGTTCTCCGTGCAAAAATCGACATGGCTTCACCGAATATTAACTTACGAGATCCAGTCATTTACCGGATCTCCCATGCAACACACCATAATACTGGTGACAAGTGGTGCATTTATCCGATGTATGCGTTTGCTCACCCATTAGAGGATGCGATCGAAGGTGTCACTCATTCGATTTGTACGTTAGAGTTCGAAGACCAACGTCCGTTTTATGACTGGGTCGTTGAGCAATGTGAGATGGAAGCAACGCCACGTCAATATGAGTTTGCGCGCTTAAACTTAACTAATACAGTAATGAGCAAACGAAAGCTGAAGCAGTTCGTCGATGAGAAAATTGTTGATGGCTGGGACGATCCACGGATGCCAACAATTTCAGGCTTAAGAAGAAAAGGTTATACACCTGAGGCAATTCGAACGTTCTGTCGTGAAATCGGCGTTTCTCGTGCCTTTAGTACGGTTGATGAGCAAATGCTTGAGCATTTCATTCGTGAAGACTTGAAGTTAAAAGCACCACGAACAATGGCTGTATTAGCTCCACTAAAAGTTGTCATTACCAACTATCCTGAAGGACAAGTGGAATGGCTTGACGCAGAAGTGAATCCTGAAAACGAAGAAATGGGTACGCGCCAAATTCCATTTTCTCGCGAAATTTATATTGAGCAAGAAGACTTTATGGAAGATCCACCAAAGAAATACTTCCGTTTATTCCCGGGAAATGAGGTTCGCTTAAAGCATGCGTATTTCATTAAATGTGAGGAAGTTATTAAAGATGAGGCAGGCAATGTTGTTGAGCTTCGCTGTACGTATGATCCAGAAACGAAGAGTGGTACTGGCTTTACTGGACGTAAAGTTAAAGGGACGCTTCATTGGGTTGAAGCAACGCACGCCAAAGAAGTAGAATTTAAACTTTACGAGCCGCTAATTCTTGATGATGCTGGGGATGAAGGGGAAGATAAGAACTTCCTTGATAAGGTTAACCCTAACTCATTAGAGGTTTTAAAAGGCTATGTTGAGCCAAATATGGCAGATGCTAAAGGCCATGACAAGTTCCAATTCTTTAGACACGGCTATTTCAACGTTGATCCGAAACAATCGACGAGCGACAACCTTGTCTTTAACCGAATTGTTTCGCTGAAGAGTTCGTTTAAGTTATAA